The genomic segment TTTAGGCCATTCTGGAGAAAGCGGCCCCAGAATCCCCTTAATTTCTTGAAGCTTATAGTGCATTTGGATTAAGCAGCTTGGAGAATCTAGCCCTTTTGAAATAGCTAAATCTGTAAGAAACAGATACATTTAATTAAACGGCTCACAATGTTTGCCACAGTAGCAGATCCAACAAAGATTAAGAAACTTGGTACCATACCTAATGGAACTTCACTTGTTGTTTTCCTGTCCTTGACTTTGGTTAGTAATTCTTCAACTTTCTCTGCTTTGCTTTTCCTAGGTGGTGGAGTTGTCGGTCTccccagcttaaaaaaaaaaaaaaaaaaaaagtaattgtcaATATAAAGTAAAACCACTGATAATGCACGGGTGTTTGGAACCTGCAAACCTTCTGCTATAATGGAGCTGTTCCATAAACTAAGAGCAAGGAATGTACCTGTGTAATATTCAGGAAAGATATTTCAACGGTCTAATAATAACCTACTTTTAGAAAAAGCCCTTTTCTAAAGTCATTAgcataaaaactttatttttgtcgctttatcatttttatatttcatataATGTTTACAAAGTAAACAGGATTCACAACAGAGTCACTCTACGTTCTGCCCTACACAAACTACCTTTTTCTCCCTTGGCATGTAGGGTTTCTGAAGACAATCCAATCTAGCTTTAGAGTCTCTGTAAACAAGGAGATTCTTTAATGCACGTTCCAGTGCTCTGACGTTCTGCTGAATTCCTGGtttggaaagaaaaaataatacgAGGAATCGCCTTTTTGTTTCTCTGAATAATCTTTTTTAAACTAATAGTTACATGATTTTCGCAGTGGTATTCATGTATCAAGACCAAAAATAAGTGGGTGCATtagtaaattaaaaacaatgctgTTGTACCTGGTCTCATCCCTACCAAGGTGCATGTGTATGTCTATTTGATTAGGACTTTTTATAGCAGGAAATCACCCTGTACTATCTATTTGTAGATTACCCATCAATACAAGTACTTGGTGTAACCTAGGTGAATTCCCtcttactaaaaaaaacaacccttttactttttataaattgTCCCTTAAAATATGAACTTGCCTTGCCTTTGCTGGTGTTAGAAATGAAATAAATTGATTATTCAATGAAAAACCAATACTTACCAACAGGCTCAATGAACTCCGGATCTGGCCTTGCATCCAGAAGTTCTTCAAACCCCTTATATTTGTCTGGCACAGAAACGTGCTTCAAATTCTGATTTTTGCTCTCAAGTACCTCCTCCTTGTCTGATTTGGGATGATCATTTACCTTCAGAAATAAGAGAAGCATTACCTGACAAAATGTATGGGGTACAAGCCAGTAAAAAATAACCATGTACAACTTAAAAGCTTAACAGCATTTTACCATTTTCTTAAAATGAAACCTGGCTTTCATTTACAGACTGTTTCAGTCAAGCACAATTCAACTGAAGTGTCCAATTAACACCCTAGCAATACCAACCATGCAAAACTCTTGAGTTAGCAATCAAAACACACCTGAGTCATAAAGAATGCCTCTACATTCTGGTCATCAGTTGTCAGTTTGCCTCTCTCTTGCTCTTCTCCTGGCATTCTATCCCAATAGCTTTCCGGGTCCTGTTCTGGTTCCTGAGTTTCCTCACCTTTCCCTTGTGGAGGAGCTGGAATTGGTGGAATTGGCTTATATTCTGATACTTTTTGACCCTTATGAGATACTGCTGCTTCCTGTTTTGTATTGAGATATCCAAGCTTGAATAAGAGAGAGTCAGGAGAGGCTTGTAAAAATAGGGGCTGTTTTGGGACCTTTGGGATCTTGGTTTTAACCTTAGGAACAAAATGACTTAAGTTACTTGTGGAGGACAATTGCttcatgtatatgtatgtatgtatgtatatatatatatatatatatatatatatatatatatatatatatatatatatatatatagggcctGTAGCTGAGCAAGACATTTCTCTAATGAGATCAGTATAAAAAATGATAATTAATTGCCTCTCCTGAAATTTCCCATTAAAGTTTTTTAATGGAAATTACCGCTGCGCACTCCTACTAGTCATTTTTATAATGGCCACATTACAGAAATTCTATCTTACTCTGGGTTGCTCAGAGACTGCTCAAAAGGTAAAATATAACACATATATTAGGCATATTAAGAGGGTATAAATGATTCCTTCAATGCACTGCATCATGCTAATATGAGTTAAGACTACATTGCGGTTTGCAACATTAATGACCTTTCGTTTAGGGTTAACAGGCAACACGACGTGTGGCTTCTCCATTCTGTCTGCCCTTTTCCTCTGTATCTGTATGCCCAGTTTGTGCTGGAGTAAGCTGGTCAGTAATGGAGGGTCACCTGTAGATAGGGTTAGGAGAAACACAGTTAATAACTTTCAAATGGGATTAGGATTTCTGCACAGTGAGCTAGTGAATGATTTGTTACCATACCACTCTTCTGGGTGGTGAGAGGGTTTCCACGGATCACAAGTTCATTCAGGGATGGAAAGAGAGCAACAGCTACTAGGGCCTCTTCCTCTGTGATCTGAGAACAGAAACCAGAGAGGGGAGGGTTAAAAACAAACCCTTTTCTGTGTCTTTACATTATATCATGATAAAAACATCCAGTGTCTTCAATGGAAAATATGTCTGTTTATTAAGCCCCATAAACATATATGCAAAACCTTATTGTTGGCCAGACTGAGGCATCTTAGTTCAGGCAGAGGGGGTTGGAACTCCCTCACAGATTCAGTCCCCAGGCCAAGGGGTAATTTAAAATCTCCATCCATGTATGGGACCCCCTATAAAAGCAGAATATTTCAGAAGTTAGGGACCTCCCAATTGAGTTACATAACAATGCAGCTTCTAGTTATTAAATGGGTTTTATAACCAAGGCTTTTCTCATTATGTCCATTGTTAAATTGTCCCGACTTTGGCTCTGatcaaaatcatttatttttttccccacaacaCTGGATCGATTTCCTGTGCAGCATATACaaaatactaaatacaaaaagaaacttaataaattaaatgacaaacgttttgactagaagtctttttcaatgtcttcaaatcaACCTCTTGGACATGggtgccttatatatatatatatatatatatatatatatatatatatatatatatatattagttttctGTCATAAAATATTGTTTACccaagtaattattttttttattattttttttaatatttaaatatattatatacaaacacaatgaaaCAGAAGGGTTTAAACTTACCTGAATATTGCCCATATCATTTTGAGGTAATGAAAAGTGTGGAGAAAAATCAGTATCTGAAACAAAGAAATACGCAATAAGATTCTCTCTGTCAATACCCACAGGTGGAGCTGCAGAAAATTCCCTAAGCTGGGGGTACAGCTTTAGACTTGCCGTTaatcattataattattatccCATTAGAACtgaattgaaaagaaaaattcTGTTAAGTGGCAGGGGCcagattgtgatgtcactgttttgaaTGACTTTGAGGTTGACAGGATTTCAGGGATAAGCTGTGGTTTTTCAAGCATGTTATGTCAAGCGAATCAATACTGCGAATAACATGTGGTAGAAACTCAATATGGTATTGTGATGTCATGAATGGGGTTTGTGAGGTGTCGTGAGCCCTAGATGTTAAAAACCtatgctctgattggctgaaatcTCCTCAGCATACTagtcattataaaatatattttgctttatgATGTATATACTTTCAGCACAGACCTGCTATGCTAACATCTCCATCTGCAATTGTTAAAGGTTTGTCCATTCTCTTTAGGTCTGTGATCAGACCTTTCCCGTGTTTCAGTTTTTGTCTGGGCTGCAGCCTCTCAAATCCGCCCTGTTTTTCCGAGACAGGACTGCAAACGTAATTGTATTGATCCATCTTCTGCAGGTAAGGGACCTCAGTGATGCCATTTTTATCCAGGTTTAAGTACTTCAAActaagggggggagggggtgaaaaaaaatgtatttatattaaaagatgtacacatgCTGAATGTGATCAAAGCTTTTTGCTCCAAATTGTTATCACCATAAGCAtcaccaattacaattctaaaatgaataagagaAAATACAAGTTTCTTTCTGGATTGGTGCCTGTATAATGTGCATAGTACTAATCTAGCCCATACTCTTAAAAAGACCAGGTACCATGGGGGATGCATCAgcagacatacagtatatagataaaAAAACACATGGCTCATATGAATAGATGgaatataaatattaacaaatgtGGAATTGATCAGAACTATTTGATTACTTTCTTAGAAATCAATAAATGATACCTAAATTTCCACCTCTTATTGTCAAGTGTTTGAGATTTGCTAAGATTTATATAGAGTATGTAATGGAATTAACTCTGAAAACTCTAGCAGAAGGTTACCTTTTCAAGTTCGCAAGGCTTGCAAATATTCCTGGGTGAGATAGCTTGTTGTCATCTAGCATCAAGATGCTAAGAGACCGAAACCGTGGAAATAGATCAGCATTCCTTTGGGAAAAAGAAAATGGACTAATTTCTGTTTTTCCTCTTTCCAACCAACTATATAATAAGACCAGCTCACACTATTAAGTCCACTCTCTTGTCGGTCCTTAAATGTCCCTCTTTTCCTGATTTCAACCTTGCTGCTAAATCAGCATgattcactttgcatttagttcagTTTGTGTTGGGACACACTGATGCTGTCGTCTTTTGTACTGttatttaacagtattttttttacaatgtatacagtacaatatgtatTATTGCATGGTGTATAGCTAAAAAACAATGTTCTCTAATGTCTTGAATAGACAGAAGTAACTTCATATACCTATATTGTacaccataaataaataacatttatggGTCATTCCAGCTGAAGTGGACCAAATTATTGGGAACTGTTTCCTTGTGGTTGTGGATACATATACCAGATGTGATTGAGaacattttctaaagggtgcATGCAAAAGAAGAGTTGTGTAATTCATACCCCACATGGTGAGACTGTCTTAACGTGgtagaaaaaaatgaatgtggGGGGTGGCCGAGACAaatactgctatatatatatttcaagcaTTTTTCAAGGGCTtttatacaaatgttttattttatttaagtcatTGGCGTAAGAGTTTGAACAACCCTTGTTAGTCTACTTAAGCTAGAATACCTCCTTCTGTcattaaagcccctttcacaccggcatgctctacccgggtcgagCCGGCGTAATGTGGGTTGGctacgcaatttcacactgcttttgataaagcagggttgagctgggtgacagatgcaagtacacaatgccttggaagcagcttgttacagactcTTCCATCCGAGCGTCTCtcgattgaaccgtcggcccaaatgcaccattgcatgcattttgtcacgcTCAACCCAGGTCAATGCGTGTCGACCcatatcctgaggtgggtcgctgggacctgggTCAACCCGGGTACTAACCAGATACATGGTTTCACACgacgcaggattgtgacctgggtatccagaacccgggtccggacccgggtaggagtgccagtgtgaaaggggcttaagacaTCATACTATCTGGCTTCCTCGGGGCTGGTCCATATAAGActggaaatgttttaaaacaaaaaaaaaccaagaatAATTTACAGAGAATCCTGTCTAATTTATCATCAGCATTTAACTTACAGCTCTGAGGCGGTCACATCAGGAGGAAGAGAGTGCAGCCCATTCCCAGTCAGATAAAGCACTCTGAGACATGGACACAGACCCAGGGACAGAACATCATCTGAGGTCAAGTTATTGTAGGAAAGATCCAACACCTACAGAACATTTTAAGCCAGAGATGTTaatgtagtatttttttctgCAGTAAAACTACTTTCAGCCTCAAAAATATTCTAAACGGGGCCCTTGTAAGGCAGTGTACTTTGCCAGGGCCATGCAATTCAATTCAATCACTTacttgacatttaaaaatgactgtGCTCATAGAGATATATCACTAGGCAGAACAATGTATGTTGTTTTATTCAATATTAAATACTTACCTCCAAATGCGGAAAATCTCCAACATTGACTTTCAAATTACGGAGGCCATTGACTGACAGCTCAAGTTCTCTTAAGATTGGAAATTTTCTGAAAGGCTCTAAGAATTGAGAGATATATTTATACTTGGGGATGCTTTCTTAGAAATCCAAATGAATTCAATACATTGTAGTATTAAACTTACCAAAAGTCAAAAGGTTTCCTGCAGCATTAATATAGGCAACATTgtcaaacatttcaaaatcttcttctttaGCCTGGGTAACAGAAacaatttaacatttttaaagtgGCACCactctttctgaaaatattacaCATATTTAATGACTCCCGGGTATATTTTATGCTATGAAATCTAATATATgtgtacaaaaaaatgaatttccAAAACAGGCATCTTTGCTGTAGCTGTTTGTCAGCTGCAGTTTAGTGGACCAAGGTTATGTAAGTATTAATAATTTAATGTACTAGCTTAGGACACCCAggttatatataatgtattaacaatacaaatcaACCATATATGTGTAACCTAAGGTATCTTTAATTGTTTGTGCTATTGAAAACTGGGACAACTGTATAGTTAATCTTCTATgtaaaggaagttctcagtttctatgtctTATTCTGAGGATATCTGTTACACTCGCCCATGCTTCTGGGtccaaagcatgttactggttgaaagcATATCATTCAATAAGGGAGCAACTGGTTGGacaatgacaggaaagaagccattgaaggggtgacaaagcaagtgcaacactaactgaaaacaaacagagatttctttaatctagtaccagatatcatgttttaaaatacaaaaagcatGGTTTACTTGactggacatttgagacctatacaatGAAGGGGATCACTGGTAATTACTTAAGCTACAGAGCCATGTTCCAAGGGTGACAAGGATACATTGACCCATTCCCTACTTGTTAAAATCCAAACCATGTCATACCAACTCTAGGTTCTTGTCACTAATATCAACAGAGCACAGGTCAGATGCATCCTCCACATAATGAAGTTTCATCTGAAAAAAAAGCATAGAAAGAGAGATCTAACTTGTAGGGAACCAGCTGGATAACCTGAATTGTATGCTTTTGGGTAGTTATTTTTCAGTAGCCTGGAGCTCCATCAATCTCTCAAATAATGTACACCATTAGTTGATATTTTTCCAATATAAATTGTATTGCATGTTTAATAACCTATTCTATGTGTTCTTGTGATTCTCTTTTGTTGTTAGTATAAAACAACAATAGATAATTTTATAGAACCCACATCGCACATAAAAAATGAACTACTATTATGAAAATGTAGCTAATACAAATTAATATATCCCTTTAACAACAGATTCAGGAAGTTTCTTCGTTGTTCCTTGACCTTTTTTGGTTTCAACCTACACCAGCATGTTGAGAGTAGATGTGCTGCAATCCACTCATATGAAAAATACTACAGGTATACCATCATCCAAAAAAGTGTCTTTAGAAAAGTGCAGTACTTGACATACTATATTATAGTATAGGATACTGTGGTGGTTATTTCAACTAAATTGTTACAAAGAGAGCTGAAGTGATTATTTGGGGTAATGgagactgttacagttttcattCCAATGTATTTCTGGAAACCTCTCGTTTCtaagttcaaaataaaaaataaatgaaaaaatactgGTCTTGCTTTTAAACATGCCAAGGTTAAAATGTGGCCTTTACTTACCAAGAAGAATCCATCCAATATGTTCTCCTTCAAGGCTGATTTAGTGGTTGCCAGAGGCAGGCTGGACTGGAAGCCCTGTAACTGATCTTGTGGTCTTACTTTTGTGTTTGACTGGTTGCCAGTTTTCCCAGCTCTGTATTTTTGGTCCTCAGAAGCTCTATGTGCAACAAGCCAATGGCCAgcacctaaaataataataatgagtgtaTATTAATGACAACAACCAAAGGCTCTGTTCACAATGGCTTTCTGTTTTCATGCCAAAAAAGACAAGTCcaatataaatacatttcctcATAGTTTTAAATAAGCATGTGGTAAAAGGTCTATAATTAAGATATTTATTTCAGGGGTACACTTGAGCAAACAGAAATCTCtaacagcagggttttttttccaaACAGATTGTTCTTAAAATACACTACCCAAACCTTTTTGCTATAAACATTTTGTTGTTGTAATGCTGTGTTTATTAACATTTGTGGAATAGAGTTTTCTAACATTttagtttctatttgttttaattattattattactaacatTTCCcagtaaaatattcagttaatGTACAAATGTAGAGTAACACATTATTAATAATTACCTAGATACACTGATTAATTATCTCCAAATGAGATAAATATTATATAGATGGTGAGTTTAtgaattaaaaatacaatttgtaaGTCTAAACCAGATGCCCCTTTCTGATGATAGGGTGGTAAGGGTTTAAGTCTGGCACATTAGTCCAAATGAAACAATAGTTTTTTTGGTGGTAGTTTTATTATCCTGGTAAAAGCAGCACAATTACCTTCTTCTTGTTGTCGAAATAATGTCCTGGCAGGGAAGCAGTTAGTTGGGAAGCTTGCTCCATCATCCAGTTTATAAAGGTTAGGTGCAGCCATTCCTAATGGACAAAACTGAGATGGATGGCCCCAGATTATTCATCTCTGTAGGATGTAACTTGATTTTGATGAATGCGTTATGAAAGGGGTAACTTTGGGggtatgtttgatttttttttctgaataataatataatttcatattacagtcaaacctgtattaagagaccactcaagggacaatCTAATAGTGGCCtcaacacaggtggtctcttaaaagagggcccataacttaaGAATGTTCTATtagtctctgacatg from the Acipenser ruthenus chromosome 9, fAciRut3.2 maternal haplotype, whole genome shotgun sequence genome contains:
- the LOC117406120 gene encoding X-ray radiation resistance-associated protein 1 isoform X2 — translated: MAAPNLYKLDDGASFPTNCFPARTLFRQQEEGAGHWLVAHRASEDQKYRAGKTGNQSNTKVRPQDQLQGFQSSLPLATTKSALKENILDGFFLMKLHYVEDASDLCSVDISDKNLELAKEEDFEMFDNVAYINAAGNLLTFEPFRKFPILRELELSVNGLRNLKVNVGDFPHLEVLDLSYNNLTSDDVLSLGLCPCLRVLYLTGNGLHSLPPDVTASELNADLFPRFRSLSILMLDDNKLSHPGIFASLANLKSLKYLNLDKNGITEVPYLQKMDQYNYVCSPVSEKQGGFERLQPRQKLKHGKDTDFSPHFSLPQNDMGNIQGVPYMDGDFKLPLGLGTESVREFQPPLPELRCLSLANNKITEEEALVAVALFPSLNELVIRGNPLTTQKSGDPPLLTSLLQHKLGIQIQRKRADRMEKPHVVLPVNPKRKVKTKIPKVPKQPLFLQASPDSLLFKLGYLNTKQEAAVSHKGQKVSEYKPIPPIPAPPQGKGEETQEPEQDPESYWDRMPGEEQERGKLTTDDQNVEAFFMTQVNDHPKSDKEEVLESKNQNLKHVSVPDKYKGFEELLDARPDPEFIEPVGIQQNVRALERALKNLLVYRDSKARLDCLQKPYMPREKKLGRPTTPPPRKSKAEKVEELLTKVKDRKTTSEVPLATILRDKRSQKKEFDEALGLLKELQKKYVKLHTAAVESAAQIENQNQEALHEINKRKTEINQNSSGYFQH
- the LOC117406120 gene encoding X-ray radiation resistance-associated protein 1 isoform X3; translation: MAAPNLYKLDDGASFPTNCFPARTLFRQQEEGAGHWLVAHRASEDQKYRAGKTGNQSNTKVRPQDQLQGFQSSLPLATTKSALKENILDGFFLMKLHYVEDASDLCSVDISDKNLELAKEEDFEMFDNVAYINAAGNLLTFEPFRKFPILRELELSVNGLRNLKVNVGDFPHLEVLDLSYNNLTSDDVLSLGLCPCLRVLYLTGNGLHSLPPDVTASELNADLFPRFRSLSILMLDDNKLSHPGIFASLANLKSLKYLNLDKNGITEVPYLQKMDQYNYVCSPVSEKQGGFERLQPRQKLKHGKGLITDLKRMDKPLTIADGDVSIADTDFSPHFSLPQNDMGNIQGVPYMDGDFKLPLGLGTESVREFQPPLPELRCLSLANNKITEEEALVAVALFPSLNELVIRGNPLTTQKSGDPPLLTSLLQHKLGIQIQRKRADRMEKPHVVLPVNPKRKLGYLNTKQEAAVSHKGQKVSEYKPIPPIPAPPQGKGEETQEPEQDPESYWDRMPGEEQERGKLTTDDQNVEAFFMTQVNDHPKSDKEEVLESKNQNLKHVSVPDKYKGFEELLDARPDPEFIEPVGIQQNVRALERALKNLLVYRDSKARLDCLQKPYMPREKKLGRPTTPPPRKSKAEKVEELLTKVKDRKTTSEVPLATILRDKRSQKKEFDEALGLLKELQKKYVKLHTAAVESAAQIENQNQEALHEINKRKTEINQNSSGYFQH
- the LOC117406120 gene encoding X-ray radiation resistance-associated protein 1 isoform X1 is translated as MAAPNLYKLDDGASFPTNCFPARTLFRQQEEGAGHWLVAHRASEDQKYRAGKTGNQSNTKVRPQDQLQGFQSSLPLATTKSALKENILDGFFLMKLHYVEDASDLCSVDISDKNLELAKEEDFEMFDNVAYINAAGNLLTFEPFRKFPILRELELSVNGLRNLKVNVGDFPHLEVLDLSYNNLTSDDVLSLGLCPCLRVLYLTGNGLHSLPPDVTASELNADLFPRFRSLSILMLDDNKLSHPGIFASLANLKSLKYLNLDKNGITEVPYLQKMDQYNYVCSPVSEKQGGFERLQPRQKLKHGKGLITDLKRMDKPLTIADGDVSIADTDFSPHFSLPQNDMGNIQGVPYMDGDFKLPLGLGTESVREFQPPLPELRCLSLANNKITEEEALVAVALFPSLNELVIRGNPLTTQKSGDPPLLTSLLQHKLGIQIQRKRADRMEKPHVVLPVNPKRKVKTKIPKVPKQPLFLQASPDSLLFKLGYLNTKQEAAVSHKGQKVSEYKPIPPIPAPPQGKGEETQEPEQDPESYWDRMPGEEQERGKLTTDDQNVEAFFMTQVNDHPKSDKEEVLESKNQNLKHVSVPDKYKGFEELLDARPDPEFIEPVGIQQNVRALERALKNLLVYRDSKARLDCLQKPYMPREKKLGRPTTPPPRKSKAEKVEELLTKVKDRKTTSEVPLATILRDKRSQKKEFDEALGLLKELQKKYVKLHTAAVESAAQIENQNQEALHEINKRKTEINQNSSGYFQH